From Struthio camelus isolate bStrCam1 chromosome 21, bStrCam1.hap1, whole genome shotgun sequence, one genomic window encodes:
- the LOC104141947 gene encoding probable glutamate receptor isoform X1 — protein sequence MDKGLHFMLCVITTVLLLRESSQTGTTKNDDAVSKGTDPGGPEEDLPTLTVTTILEDPYAMVRSAELEGYCIDLLKALAAMLHFNYKVKVVGDGQYGAISSKGNWTGMIGEIMRQEADIAVAPLTVTSAREEVVSFTTPFLQTGIGILLRKDTISQETPLFHFLAPFSKETWTGLLFAYVLTCLCLFLVARLSPCEWNEPKNEENHFTFLNSLWFGAGALALQGVTPRPKALSVRVIAAIWWLFTIALLAAYIANFTALLSSGSEQLPIQTFEDLVKQRELEFGTLDGSSTFYFFKNSKNPIHQLIYEYMDKRRDYVLVKTYQEAVQRVMESNYAFIGESISQDLAAARHCNLIRAPEVIGARGFGIATTKASLWTKKLSIAVLRLRESGDLDYLRNKWWESSCLQKSRDRWSPLQPQALGGLFLTLAMGLALGVIAAVVELSNKSRHTAGHVKKSCCSIFTEEVCTRLRIKENTRQSQETSGKATA from the exons ATGGACAAAGGTCTTCACTTCATGCTCTGTGTGATTACAACCGTGCTGCTCCTAAGAGAATCAAGCCAGACAG gaacTACCAAGAATGATGATGCTGTGAGTAAG GGCACTGACCCAGGAGGGCCAGAAGAGGATCTTCCAACTTTGACTGTCACCACAATCCTG GAAGATCCCTATGCCATGGTGAGAAGTGCAGAACTGGAGGGATACTGCATTGATTTACTGAAAGCGCTTGCTGCAATGCTTCACTTCAACTATAAGGTGAAGGTGGTGGGAGATGGGCAGTACGGTGCCATCTCTTCCAAAGGCAACTGGACAGGGATGATTGGCGAGATCATGAGACAG GAAGCAGACATTGCAGTGGCTCCCTTGACAGTCACATCAGCAAGGGAAGAGGTGGTCTCCTTCACCACACCATTCCTACAGACTGGGATTGGAATCTTGCTTCGAAAGGATACCATCTCTCAGGAGACACCTCTCTTCCACTTCCTGGCTCCCTTCAGTAAGGAGACCTGGACTGGCCTCTTATTTGCTTATGTGCTGACATGCCTCTGCCTCTTTCTTGTTGCCag ACTGAGCCCCTGTGAGTGGAATGAGCCAAAGAATGAAGAAAACCACTTCACCTTCCTAAATAGCCTCTGGTTTGGAGCAGGAGCACTGGCACTGCAAG GTGTCACCCCTCGGCCCAAAGCGCTCTCTGTGAGGGTCATTGCTGCCATCTGGTGGCTGTTCACCATAGCCTTGCTGGCTGCCTACATTGCCAACTTCACCGCTCTGCTAAGCTCTGGGAGTGAACAGCTTCCAATCCAGACTTTTGAAGATCTTGTGAAGCAAAGGGAACTTGAGTTTGGGACACTGGACGGCTCCTCCACCTTCTACTTCTTCAAG AATTCCAAGAATCCTATCCATCAGCTGATCTATGAATATATGGACAAGAGACGAGACTATGTTTTAGTCAAAACCTACCAGGAAGCAGTTCAACGTGTGATGGAATCAAACTATGCCTTTATTGGTGAATCGATCTCTCAAGACCTTGCGGCAGCCAGGCACTGCAATTTGATCAGGGCCCCTGAAGTTATTGGAGCCAGAGGATTTGGCATTGCCACTACAAAGG CATCCCTATGGACTAAGAAGCTCTCCATTGCTGTCCTCAGACTGCGTGAATCAGGTGATCTTGACTATCTGCGTAACAAATGGTGGGAGAGCAGCTGCCTTCAAAAAAGTCGAGACAGATggagtcctctgcagccccaagctCTAGGTGGGCTCTTTCTTACGCTTGCAATGGGCCTTGCATTGGGAGTGATTGCAGCTGTAGTGGAGCTGTCAAATAAAAGCAGACATACTGCTGGGCATGTAAAG aaatcttGTTGCTCCATTTTCACAGAAGAAGTGTGCACTCGTTTAcgtataaaagaaaatacaagacaaAGCCAAGAGACTTCAGGGAAGGCAactgcttaa
- the LOC104141947 gene encoding probable glutamate receptor isoform X2 encodes MVRSAELEGYCIDLLKALAAMLHFNYKVKVVGDGQYGAISSKGNWTGMIGEIMRQEADIAVAPLTVTSAREEVVSFTTPFLQTGIGILLRKDTISQETPLFHFLAPFSKETWTGLLFAYVLTCLCLFLVARLSPCEWNEPKNEENHFTFLNSLWFGAGALALQGVTPRPKALSVRVIAAIWWLFTIALLAAYIANFTALLSSGSEQLPIQTFEDLVKQRELEFGTLDGSSTFYFFKNSKNPIHQLIYEYMDKRRDYVLVKTYQEAVQRVMESNYAFIGESISQDLAAARHCNLIRAPEVIGARGFGIATTKASLWTKKLSIAVLRLRESGDLDYLRNKWWESSCLQKSRDRWSPLQPQALGGLFLTLAMGLALGVIAAVVELSNKSRHTAGHVKKSCCSIFTEEVCTRLRIKENTRQSQETSGKATA; translated from the exons ATGGTGAGAAGTGCAGAACTGGAGGGATACTGCATTGATTTACTGAAAGCGCTTGCTGCAATGCTTCACTTCAACTATAAGGTGAAGGTGGTGGGAGATGGGCAGTACGGTGCCATCTCTTCCAAAGGCAACTGGACAGGGATGATTGGCGAGATCATGAGACAG GAAGCAGACATTGCAGTGGCTCCCTTGACAGTCACATCAGCAAGGGAAGAGGTGGTCTCCTTCACCACACCATTCCTACAGACTGGGATTGGAATCTTGCTTCGAAAGGATACCATCTCTCAGGAGACACCTCTCTTCCACTTCCTGGCTCCCTTCAGTAAGGAGACCTGGACTGGCCTCTTATTTGCTTATGTGCTGACATGCCTCTGCCTCTTTCTTGTTGCCag ACTGAGCCCCTGTGAGTGGAATGAGCCAAAGAATGAAGAAAACCACTTCACCTTCCTAAATAGCCTCTGGTTTGGAGCAGGAGCACTGGCACTGCAAG GTGTCACCCCTCGGCCCAAAGCGCTCTCTGTGAGGGTCATTGCTGCCATCTGGTGGCTGTTCACCATAGCCTTGCTGGCTGCCTACATTGCCAACTTCACCGCTCTGCTAAGCTCTGGGAGTGAACAGCTTCCAATCCAGACTTTTGAAGATCTTGTGAAGCAAAGGGAACTTGAGTTTGGGACACTGGACGGCTCCTCCACCTTCTACTTCTTCAAG AATTCCAAGAATCCTATCCATCAGCTGATCTATGAATATATGGACAAGAGACGAGACTATGTTTTAGTCAAAACCTACCAGGAAGCAGTTCAACGTGTGATGGAATCAAACTATGCCTTTATTGGTGAATCGATCTCTCAAGACCTTGCGGCAGCCAGGCACTGCAATTTGATCAGGGCCCCTGAAGTTATTGGAGCCAGAGGATTTGGCATTGCCACTACAAAGG CATCCCTATGGACTAAGAAGCTCTCCATTGCTGTCCTCAGACTGCGTGAATCAGGTGATCTTGACTATCTGCGTAACAAATGGTGGGAGAGCAGCTGCCTTCAAAAAAGTCGAGACAGATggagtcctctgcagccccaagctCTAGGTGGGCTCTTTCTTACGCTTGCAATGGGCCTTGCATTGGGAGTGATTGCAGCTGTAGTGGAGCTGTCAAATAAAAGCAGACATACTGCTGGGCATGTAAAG aaatcttGTTGCTCCATTTTCACAGAAGAAGTGTGCACTCGTTTAcgtataaaagaaaatacaagacaaAGCCAAGAGACTTCAGGGAAGGCAactgcttaa